The Methylobacterium sp. PvR107 genome contains a region encoding:
- the meaB gene encoding methylmalonyl Co-A mutase-associated GTPase MeaB, producing the protein MTPSIDIESLRERLLRGDRAALARAITLAESKRTDHRALASDLIDSVLPQTGRAIRVGITGVPGVGKSTTIDALGSNLTEAGHKVAVLAVDPSSSRTGGSILGDKTRMARLAHDPRAFIRPSPSSGTLGGVAAKTRETMLLCEAAGFDVILVETVGVGQSETAVADLTDFFLVLMLPGAGDELQGIKKGILELADMIAVNKADSGEAEHRANAAASEYRAALHILTPASATWSPPVVTISGFHNLRLDALWAKIVDHREKLTATGEIQAKRRTQDVKWMWALVDERLHQRLVGSPEIRRRTAEAEAGVARGETSPAAGAAAIATLIGL; encoded by the coding sequence ATGACGCCGTCCATCGACATCGAGAGCCTGCGCGAGCGCCTGCTGCGCGGCGACCGCGCCGCCCTGGCCCGGGCCATCACGCTGGCCGAGTCGAAGCGGACCGATCACCGGGCGCTCGCGTCCGACCTCATCGACTCCGTGCTGCCGCAGACCGGGCGGGCGATCCGCGTCGGAATCACCGGCGTGCCCGGCGTCGGCAAGTCGACCACCATCGACGCCCTCGGCTCGAATCTCACGGAGGCCGGCCACAAGGTGGCGGTGCTGGCGGTCGACCCGTCCTCCTCACGCACCGGCGGCTCGATCCTGGGCGACAAGACCCGGATGGCGCGGCTCGCCCACGACCCGCGCGCGTTCATCCGCCCCTCCCCGTCATCCGGCACCCTGGGCGGCGTCGCGGCGAAGACCCGTGAGACCATGCTGCTCTGCGAGGCCGCGGGATTCGACGTCATCCTGGTCGAGACGGTGGGCGTCGGCCAGTCAGAGACGGCGGTTGCCGACCTGACCGACTTCTTCCTCGTGCTGATGCTGCCCGGGGCCGGCGACGAGTTGCAGGGCATCAAGAAGGGCATCCTGGAACTCGCCGACATGATCGCGGTCAACAAGGCCGACAGTGGCGAGGCCGAGCATCGGGCCAACGCCGCCGCCTCGGAATACCGGGCGGCCCTGCACATCCTGACGCCGGCCTCCGCGACCTGGTCGCCGCCAGTGGTGACGATCTCGGGTTTCCACAACCTGCGGCTCGATGCCCTGTGGGCGAAGATCGTCGATCACCGGGAGAAGCTCACCGCCACCGGCGAGATCCAGGCGAAGCGCCGGACACAGGACGTGAAGTGGATGTGGGCGCTGGTGGACGAGCGCCTGCACCAGCGTCTTGTCGGCTCGCCCGAGATCCGGCGCCGGACCGCCGAGGCGGAGGCGGGCGTCGCCCGGGGCGAGACCTCCCCTGCCGCGGGCGCCGCGGCCATCGCCACTCTGATCGGCCTCTGA
- a CDS encoding CsbD family protein has translation MVDTDRIVGGAKEAVGKVQGAAGDFVGSNRDSVEGRFREAQGQAQNVFGQVKDKARDLADRASDYASDAYDRAGDVADDAYGRSGSYLRDGRAAVGARVEENPLVALLIAGAVGYGLALLIHSRR, from the coding sequence ATGGTGGATACGGATCGGATCGTCGGCGGCGCCAAGGAGGCTGTCGGCAAGGTTCAGGGGGCGGCCGGCGATTTCGTGGGCTCGAACCGTGACTCGGTCGAGGGGCGTTTCCGCGAGGCTCAGGGTCAAGCCCAGAACGTCTTCGGGCAGGTGAAGGACAAAGCGCGCGACCTCGCCGACCGCGCGAGCGACTACGCGAGCGACGCCTATGATCGCGCCGGCGACGTGGCGGACGACGCCTATGGCCGAAGCGGCTCCTACCTGCGTGACGGTCGCGCCGCCGTGGGCGCCCGGGTGGAGGAGAATCCCCTGGTCGCGCTGCTGATCGCGGGCGCCGTCGGCTACGGCCTGGCTCTGCTGATCCACAGCCGCCGCTGA
- a CDS encoding 3-hydroxybutyrate dehydrogenase → MTLKTKTALVTGSTSGIGLAIARALAADGANIVMNGFGDANAIEEARAGIESAYGVKVRYSAADMSKPAAITAMVREAEEAFGSVDVLVNNAGIQFVSPIEEFPAEKWEQIIAINLSSAFHAMHAAIPGMKARGWGRIVNTASAHSLVASPFKSAYVAAKHGIAGLSKAAALELAPHRITVNCISPGYVWTPLVEAQIPDTMKARGLTKEQVIEDVLLKAQPTKEFVTVDQVAALAVFLCSDAASQITGANISMDGGWTAQ, encoded by the coding sequence ATGACCCTCAAGACCAAGACCGCCCTCGTCACCGGCTCCACCAGCGGGATCGGCCTCGCCATCGCCCGCGCGCTTGCCGCGGATGGCGCCAACATTGTGATGAACGGCTTCGGAGACGCCAACGCCATCGAGGAGGCGCGGGCCGGGATCGAGAGCGCCTACGGGGTCAAGGTCCGTTACTCGGCGGCCGACATGAGCAAGCCGGCGGCGATCACCGCCATGGTCCGGGAGGCGGAAGAGGCGTTCGGATCCGTCGACGTGCTGGTCAACAATGCCGGCATCCAGTTCGTCTCGCCGATCGAGGAGTTTCCGGCGGAGAAGTGGGAGCAGATCATCGCGATCAACCTGTCCTCGGCGTTCCACGCGATGCACGCGGCAATTCCCGGGATGAAGGCGCGGGGCTGGGGCAGGATCGTCAACACGGCCTCGGCGCATTCGCTGGTCGCCTCACCGTTCAAGTCGGCCTATGTGGCGGCCAAGCATGGGATCGCAGGCCTCAGCAAGGCGGCGGCGCTGGAACTCGCGCCGCACAGGATCACCGTGAACTGCATCTCGCCGGGATATGTCTGGACGCCGCTCGTGGAGGCGCAGATCCCCGACACCATGAAGGCGCGCGGCCTGACCAAGGAGCAGGTGATCGAGGACGTGCTGCTGAAGGCACAGCCGACCAAGGAATTCGTGACGGTCGATCAGGTCGCCGCGCTCGCGGTGTTCCTGTGCTCCGACGCGGCGAGCCAGATCACCGGCGCCAATATCAGCATGGATGGCGGCTGGACGGCGCAGTAG
- a CDS encoding ATP-binding protein, whose amino-acid sequence MTGSPAGEPLAPETRGARFQKLFRTTAFKLSLAYLAIFALCAFLALGYVAWNARAVLDDQIVSTIDAEINGLSEQYNSGGLRRLITVVERRSREPGASLYLVTTAGGDHVVGNVGYVPAAVLATPGQSETRYGRNDSDAEAHRAIVRVFTLPGGFRLLVGRDTEERDRLRAVIGRAFVTALAAVVILGVIGGWLAASRVLRRVDAMTQTTRAIMAGDLDGRLHVAGNGDELDRLASSLNLMLERIGELMRGMREVSDNIAHDLKTPLTRLRNRADEALRRASSPEELRAALEAVIEEGDGLIRVFNALLMIARLEAGSARDVLVPLDLGQAVRGVGDLYEALAEDQGLVLDVRAEDGLTIAGNRELIGQALANLIDNALKYGAAAEGTEARVTLEAWRAGESVRLAVADPGPGIPEAERGRVLDRFVRLEDARTRPGFGLGLSLVNAVVRLHQGTLRLSDNAPGLRVEISFPAETGAGEETGDIPHAPPSGGPVPVPSSRAR is encoded by the coding sequence GTGACCGGGTCTCCGGCGGGCGAGCCCCTCGCGCCCGAGACGCGCGGCGCGCGTTTCCAGAAGCTGTTCCGCACGACCGCGTTCAAGCTGTCGCTCGCCTACCTCGCGATCTTCGCGCTGTGCGCCTTCCTGGCGCTCGGCTACGTCGCGTGGAACGCCCGGGCGGTGCTCGACGACCAGATCGTCTCGACCATCGATGCCGAGATCAACGGCCTGTCGGAACAATATAATTCCGGCGGCCTGCGCCGGCTGATCACCGTGGTTGAGCGGCGCTCGCGCGAGCCGGGCGCCTCCCTCTACCTCGTGACGACGGCTGGCGGCGACCACGTCGTCGGCAATGTCGGCTACGTGCCCGCCGCCGTGCTGGCGACGCCCGGCCAGAGCGAGACGCGTTACGGCCGCAACGACTCGGATGCCGAGGCGCACCGGGCCATCGTTCGGGTCTTCACCCTCCCGGGCGGATTCCGGCTCCTGGTCGGGCGCGACACCGAGGAGCGCGACCGGCTGCGCGCAGTGATCGGGCGGGCCTTCGTCACCGCGCTCGCCGCCGTGGTGATCCTGGGGGTGATCGGCGGGTGGCTCGCGGCCAGCCGGGTCCTGCGCCGGGTCGATGCCATGACCCAGACCACCCGGGCGATCATGGCGGGCGACCTCGACGGCCGGCTCCACGTGGCCGGCAACGGCGACGAACTCGACCGCCTCGCCTCGAGCCTCAACCTGATGCTGGAGCGCATCGGCGAGCTGATGCGCGGCATGCGCGAGGTGTCCGACAACATCGCCCACGACCTGAAGACGCCACTGACCCGCCTGCGCAACCGGGCCGACGAGGCCCTGCGCCGCGCCTCGTCCCCGGAGGAGCTGCGCGCGGCGCTCGAGGCCGTCATCGAGGAGGGCGACGGCCTCATCCGGGTGTTCAACGCCCTCCTGATGATCGCCCGACTGGAGGCCGGGAGCGCGCGGGACGTTCTGGTGCCGCTGGATCTCGGACAGGCGGTTCGGGGCGTCGGCGACTTGTACGAGGCGCTCGCAGAAGATCAGGGCCTCGTCCTCGACGTGCGCGCGGAGGACGGCCTGACGATCGCCGGCAACCGGGAGCTGATCGGGCAGGCTCTGGCCAATCTCATCGACAACGCCCTGAAATACGGAGCCGCCGCGGAAGGCACGGAGGCGCGCGTCACCCTCGAAGCATGGCGGGCGGGGGAGTCCGTCCGCTTGGCTGTCGCGGACCCGGGGCCGGGCATCCCGGAGGCCGAGCGCGGCCGCGTGCTCGATCGCTTCGTACGCCTGGAAGACGCCCGCACGCGGCCCGGCTTCGGGCTCGGCCTCAGCCTCGTCAACGCCGTTGTCCGCCTGCACCAGGGGACGCTGCGCCTCTCCGACAACGCACCGGGTCTGCGGGTGGAGATCAGCTTCCCGGCCGAGACGGGCGCGGGGGAGGAGACGGGTGACATCCCGCATGCACCGCCATCGGGCGGCCCTGTGCCGGTGCCGTCCTCACGCGCTAGGTAG
- a CDS encoding response regulator transcription factor, which produces MRLLIIEDDREAAAYLVKAFRETGHVADSAHDGLDGYALAREGDYDVLIVDRMLPKLDGLSLIRSLREQSVATPTLILSALGQVDDRVKGLRAGGDDYLPKPYAFSELLARTEALARRQVGSGAAEETRYRIGDLELDRLSHRVTRAGREIPLQPREFRLLEYLMRHAGQVVTRTMLLEHVWDYHFDPQTNVIDVHVSRLRGKLDKGFPSPIIHTVRGAGYVLRVDESGPG; this is translated from the coding sequence ATGCGACTGCTCATCATCGAGGACGACCGGGAGGCGGCCGCCTATCTGGTCAAGGCGTTCCGCGAGACCGGGCACGTCGCCGACAGCGCCCATGACGGCCTCGACGGGTACGCGCTCGCGCGTGAAGGCGACTATGACGTGCTCATCGTCGACCGGATGCTGCCGAAACTCGACGGCTTGTCGCTGATCCGTTCGCTCCGCGAGCAGTCGGTGGCGACGCCCACCCTGATCCTGTCCGCGCTGGGGCAGGTCGACGATCGGGTGAAGGGTCTGCGCGCCGGCGGCGACGATTACCTGCCGAAGCCCTACGCGTTCTCCGAGCTCTTAGCCCGGACCGAGGCCCTGGCGCGGCGGCAGGTCGGCTCGGGCGCCGCGGAAGAGACGCGCTACCGGATCGGAGATCTGGAACTCGACCGCCTGTCGCATCGCGTGACCCGCGCCGGTCGCGAGATCCCGCTGCAGCCCCGGGAATTCCGCCTTCTCGAATACCTGATGCGGCATGCCGGCCAGGTGGTGACCCGCACCATGCTGCTCGAGCACGTCTGGGACTACCACTTCGACCCGCAAACCAACGTGATCGACGTCCACGTGTCGCGCCTGCGCGGCAAGCTCGACAAGGGCTTCCCGTCGCCGATCATCCACACGGTGCGGGGGGCCGGCTACGTGCTGCGCGTCGACGAGAGCGGCCCCGGGTGA